From Pangasianodon hypophthalmus isolate fPanHyp1 chromosome 30, fPanHyp1.pri, whole genome shotgun sequence, a single genomic window includes:
- the prep gene encoding prolyl endopeptidase isoform X1 — MPFQYPNAYRDEAVVDDYHGHKVPDPYSWLEDPDSEKTQAFVNEQNQVTLPFLEECPIREVFKERMTELYDYPKYSCPFKRGNRYFHFYNTGLQNQSVLYVQENLEAEPRVFLDPNTFSDDGTVALQGYAFSEDGEYLAYGVSASGSDWVEIRFLRVDGAVALEDRLERVKFSCMAWTHDGKGLFYNSYPEQDGKSDGTETSTNLNQKLYYHVLGTPQSRDILCAEFPDQPKWMSGAEVSDDGRYVLLSIREGCDPVNRLWYCDLNTVSDGITGLLPWVKLIDNFDAEYEYVTNEGTVFTFKTNLDAPLYRLINVDFAQPAPSQWKELIPQHDKDVLVFATCTYSSFLCVCYLHDVKNVLKMYQLASGEELKTFPLEVGSIVGFTGRKKDSEIFYYFTSFLSPAIIYHCDLTKTPLQPHVFREVQVKGFDPTDYQTTQVFYPSTDGTQIPMFIVHKKGLQLDGSHPAFLYGYGGFNISITPSYSVSRLIFVRHLGGVLAVANIRGGGEYGETWHKAGMLENKQNCFTDFQCAAEYLIKEGYTSANKLTINGGSNGGLLVGACVNQRPDLFGCAVAQVGVMDMLKFHKFTIGHAWTTDFGCSEIKEQFNWLIKYSPLHNIRIPGGDGVQYPAVLLLTGDHDDRVVPLHSLKYIATLQHVIGRWPGQSNPLFIYVDTKSGHGAGKPTSKVIQEVADTYAFIARCLDLHWIN, encoded by the exons atgccttTTCAGTACCCAAACGCGTATCGCGATGAAGCTGTG GTGGACGATTACCACGGACACAAGGTTCCCGACCCGTACAGCTGGCTGGAGGATCCGGACAGCGAGAAGACGCAG GCGTTTGTGAACGAGCAGAACCAGGTGACGTTGCCCTTCCTGGAGGAGTGTCCAATCAGAGAGGTTTTTAAAGAGCGTATGACCGAGCTGTATGATTACCCGAAATACAGCTGCCCCTTCAAACGGGGTAACAG atattttcacttctaTAACACGGGCCTGCAGAACCAAAGCGTTCTCTACGTACAGGAGAACCTCGAGGCGGAACCCAGGGTGTTCCTCGATCCGAATACGTTCTCAGACGACGGAACTGTAGCGTTACAGG GTTACGCGTTCTCGGAGGACGGCGAGTACCTGGCGTACGGTGTGAGCGCGAGCGGCTCCGATTGGGTGGAGATCCGGTTCCTGCGCGTCGACGGAGCCGTGGCTCTGGAGGACCGTCTCGAGCGGGTCAAGTTCAGCTGCATGGCCTGGACTCACGACGGAAAAGGCCTCTTCTACAACTCGTATCCCGAGCAGGACGGAAAGAGTGATG ggACGGAGACGTCCACTAACCTGAATCAGAAGCTGTACTATCACGTGTTGGGGACTCCGCAGTCCCGGGATATTTTGTGTGCCGAGTTTCCCGACCAGCCCAAGTGGATGAGTGGAgctgag gTTTCTGACGATGGCCGCTACGTGTTGCTGTCCATCAGAGAAGGGTGTGACCCAGTGAACAGGCTGTGGTACTGCGACCTCAACACCGTCTCGGACGGCATCACAG GGTTGTTGCCGTGGGTGAAGCTGATCGACAACTTTGACGCTGAGTACGAATACGTGACGAACGAGGGCACCGTGTTTACTTTCAAAACTAACCTGGACGCTCCGCTCTACCGTCTCATCAACGTGGACTTCGCTCAGCCGGCACCCAGTCAGTGGAAGGAGCTCATCCCGCAGCATGACAAAGATGTCCTCG TGTTCGCTACGTGCACATACTCCagcttcttgtgtgtgtgttacctccaCGACGTGAAGAACGTTCTGAAGATGTACCAGCTGGCGTCGGGGGAGGAGCTGAAGACCTTCCCGCTGGAGGTGGGCTCCATCGTGGGCTTCACTGGCCGAAAGAAGGACTCCGAGATCTTCTACTACTTCAcctctttcctctctccag CCATCATCTACCACTGCGACCTCACCAAGACTCCTCTACAACCGCACGTCTTCAGGGAGGTCCAAGTGAAGGGCTTCGACCCTACAGACTACCAGACCACACAG GTGTTCTACCCCAGTACAGACGGCACGCAGATCCCCATGTTCATCGTGCACAAGAAGGGCCTCCAGCTGGACGGCTCACACCCGGCCTTCCTCTACGGCTACGGAGGATTCAACATCTCCATCACACCCAGCTACAG TGTTTCCAGGCTCATCTTTGTGAGGCATCTGGGAGGAGTTTTAGCCGTGGCCAAcatcagaggaggaggagagtaCGGGGAAACATGGCacaaag cGGGGATGTTGGAGAACAAGCAGAACTGTTTCACTGATTTTCAGTGTGCAGCAGAGTATCTGATCAAGGAGGGCTACACCTCCGCAAACAAACTCACCATCAATGGAGGCTCCAACGGAGGCCTGCTAGTgg gggcgTGTGTGAATCAGAGGCCGGACCTGTTCGGCTGTGCAGTAGCTCAGGTTGGTGTGATGGACATGCTCAAGTTCCATAAGTTCACCATCGGCCACGCCTGGACCACCGACTTCGGCTGTTCTGAGATTAAGGAGCAGTTTAACTGGCTCATcaa gtACTCTCCTCTGCACAACATCCGGATCCCCGGGGGCGACGGCGTGCAGTACCCAGCTGTGCTGTTGTTGACCGGTGACCATGACGACCGCGTGGTGCCTCTGCACTCTCTGAAGTACATCGCCACCCTGCAGCACGTGATTGGTCGCTGGCCCGGCCAATCAAACCCTCTCTTTATCTACGTGGACACGAAGTCGGGTCACGGGGCGGGAAAGCCCACCAGCAAGGTGATCCAGGAAGTGGCAGATACCTACGCCTTCATCGCCCGCTGCCTAGACCTTCACTGGATcaattaa
- the prep gene encoding prolyl endopeptidase isoform X2, whose product MTELYDYPKYSCPFKRGNRYFHFYNTGLQNQSVLYVQENLEAEPRVFLDPNTFSDDGTVALQGYAFSEDGEYLAYGVSASGSDWVEIRFLRVDGAVALEDRLERVKFSCMAWTHDGKGLFYNSYPEQDGKSDGTETSTNLNQKLYYHVLGTPQSRDILCAEFPDQPKWMSGAEVSDDGRYVLLSIREGCDPVNRLWYCDLNTVSDGITGLLPWVKLIDNFDAEYEYVTNEGTVFTFKTNLDAPLYRLINVDFAQPAPSQWKELIPQHDKDVLVFATCTYSSFLCVCYLHDVKNVLKMYQLASGEELKTFPLEVGSIVGFTGRKKDSEIFYYFTSFLSPAIIYHCDLTKTPLQPHVFREVQVKGFDPTDYQTTQVFYPSTDGTQIPMFIVHKKGLQLDGSHPAFLYGYGGFNISITPSYSVSRLIFVRHLGGVLAVANIRGGGEYGETWHKAGMLENKQNCFTDFQCAAEYLIKEGYTSANKLTINGGSNGGLLVGACVNQRPDLFGCAVAQVGVMDMLKFHKFTIGHAWTTDFGCSEIKEQFNWLIKYSPLHNIRIPGGDGVQYPAVLLLTGDHDDRVVPLHSLKYIATLQHVIGRWPGQSNPLFIYVDTKSGHGAGKPTSKVIQEVADTYAFIARCLDLHWIN is encoded by the exons ATGACCGAGCTGTATGATTACCCGAAATACAGCTGCCCCTTCAAACGGGGTAACAG atattttcacttctaTAACACGGGCCTGCAGAACCAAAGCGTTCTCTACGTACAGGAGAACCTCGAGGCGGAACCCAGGGTGTTCCTCGATCCGAATACGTTCTCAGACGACGGAACTGTAGCGTTACAGG GTTACGCGTTCTCGGAGGACGGCGAGTACCTGGCGTACGGTGTGAGCGCGAGCGGCTCCGATTGGGTGGAGATCCGGTTCCTGCGCGTCGACGGAGCCGTGGCTCTGGAGGACCGTCTCGAGCGGGTCAAGTTCAGCTGCATGGCCTGGACTCACGACGGAAAAGGCCTCTTCTACAACTCGTATCCCGAGCAGGACGGAAAGAGTGATG ggACGGAGACGTCCACTAACCTGAATCAGAAGCTGTACTATCACGTGTTGGGGACTCCGCAGTCCCGGGATATTTTGTGTGCCGAGTTTCCCGACCAGCCCAAGTGGATGAGTGGAgctgag gTTTCTGACGATGGCCGCTACGTGTTGCTGTCCATCAGAGAAGGGTGTGACCCAGTGAACAGGCTGTGGTACTGCGACCTCAACACCGTCTCGGACGGCATCACAG GGTTGTTGCCGTGGGTGAAGCTGATCGACAACTTTGACGCTGAGTACGAATACGTGACGAACGAGGGCACCGTGTTTACTTTCAAAACTAACCTGGACGCTCCGCTCTACCGTCTCATCAACGTGGACTTCGCTCAGCCGGCACCCAGTCAGTGGAAGGAGCTCATCCCGCAGCATGACAAAGATGTCCTCG TGTTCGCTACGTGCACATACTCCagcttcttgtgtgtgtgttacctccaCGACGTGAAGAACGTTCTGAAGATGTACCAGCTGGCGTCGGGGGAGGAGCTGAAGACCTTCCCGCTGGAGGTGGGCTCCATCGTGGGCTTCACTGGCCGAAAGAAGGACTCCGAGATCTTCTACTACTTCAcctctttcctctctccag CCATCATCTACCACTGCGACCTCACCAAGACTCCTCTACAACCGCACGTCTTCAGGGAGGTCCAAGTGAAGGGCTTCGACCCTACAGACTACCAGACCACACAG GTGTTCTACCCCAGTACAGACGGCACGCAGATCCCCATGTTCATCGTGCACAAGAAGGGCCTCCAGCTGGACGGCTCACACCCGGCCTTCCTCTACGGCTACGGAGGATTCAACATCTCCATCACACCCAGCTACAG TGTTTCCAGGCTCATCTTTGTGAGGCATCTGGGAGGAGTTTTAGCCGTGGCCAAcatcagaggaggaggagagtaCGGGGAAACATGGCacaaag cGGGGATGTTGGAGAACAAGCAGAACTGTTTCACTGATTTTCAGTGTGCAGCAGAGTATCTGATCAAGGAGGGCTACACCTCCGCAAACAAACTCACCATCAATGGAGGCTCCAACGGAGGCCTGCTAGTgg gggcgTGTGTGAATCAGAGGCCGGACCTGTTCGGCTGTGCAGTAGCTCAGGTTGGTGTGATGGACATGCTCAAGTTCCATAAGTTCACCATCGGCCACGCCTGGACCACCGACTTCGGCTGTTCTGAGATTAAGGAGCAGTTTAACTGGCTCATcaa gtACTCTCCTCTGCACAACATCCGGATCCCCGGGGGCGACGGCGTGCAGTACCCAGCTGTGCTGTTGTTGACCGGTGACCATGACGACCGCGTGGTGCCTCTGCACTCTCTGAAGTACATCGCCACCCTGCAGCACGTGATTGGTCGCTGGCCCGGCCAATCAAACCCTCTCTTTATCTACGTGGACACGAAGTCGGGTCACGGGGCGGGAAAGCCCACCAGCAAGGTGATCCAGGAAGTGGCAGATACCTACGCCTTCATCGCCCGCTGCCTAGACCTTCACTGGATcaattaa